The following are encoded in a window of Cyanobacteria bacterium GSL.Bin1 genomic DNA:
- a CDS encoding DUF433 domain-containing protein has protein sequence MSYSDIITIEPDKRGGKPCIRRMRITVYDVLGWLAAGMSIPEIVDDFPELTEADIRACLEFAADREHRLVASVSAA, from the coding sequence ATTATTACAATTGAACCTGATAAACGTGGAGGGAAGCCTTGTATTCGCCGAATGCGAATTACGGTTTATGACGTTCTTGGCTGGCTAGCCGCTGGGATGTCTATTCCTGAAATTGTTGATGACTTCCCCGAACTGACAGAGGCAGATATCAGAGCTTGCTTAGAGTTTGCAGCTGATCGTGAACATCGTTTAGTTGCTTCGGTGAGCGCCGCTTGA